The following coding sequences are from one Roseburia hominis A2-183 window:
- the greA gene encoding transcription elongation factor GreA, with protein MDKKNILTYEGLKKLEDELEDLKVVKRKEVSQKIKEAREQGDLSENAEYDAAKDEQRDIEARIEELEKILKNAEVFVEEEADLDKVSIGCQVKILDCEFDEELTYKIVGSTEANSLKGKISNESPVGKALLGKKVGDTVTVTTPAGEFEYKILSIHRSSNE; from the coding sequence ATGGACAAGAAAAACATTCTGACGTATGAAGGACTCAAAAAACTGGAGGACGAATTAGAGGATTTAAAGGTTGTCAAGAGAAAGGAAGTCTCCCAGAAGATCAAGGAAGCAAGAGAGCAGGGCGATCTGTCCGAGAATGCAGAGTACGATGCAGCGAAGGACGAGCAGAGAGATATTGAGGCACGTATTGAAGAGCTTGAGAAGATCCTCAAGAATGCTGAAGTATTTGTAGAGGAAGAGGCTGACTTAGATAAGGTAAGCATCGGATGTCAGGTAAAGATCTTAGACTGTGAATTCGACGAGGAGCTGACCTACAAGATCGTGGGTTCCACAGAGGCAAACAGCTTAAAGGGCAAGATTTCCAATGAGTCGCCGGTTGGTAAGGCGCTTCTTGGAAAGAAAGTCGGCGATACCGTAACGGTAACGACACCGGCAGGAGAGTTCGAGTACAAGATACTTTCCATTCACAGATCATCAAACGAGTAG
- the argF gene encoding ornithine carbamoyltransferase: protein MNLKGRNFLKLMDYTPEEILYLIDLAADLKSKKKQGILHDSLIGKNIALIFEKTSTRTRCSFEVAAHDLGMHVTYLDPSGSQIGKKESIPDTARVLGRMFDGIEYRGYGQDIVEELAKYAGVPVWNGLTNEFHPTQMLADMLTIREHLGHLKGVKFVYMGDARYNMGNSLMVTCAKLGMDFVACTSRKYFPNEELVDYCKKVAAETGASITLTEDVAEGTKDADVIYTDVWVSMGEPDEVWAERLQDLMPYQVNKAAMANAKPTAIFMHCLPAFHDLKTKIGKEVYEKFGYSELEVTDEVFESEQSVVFDEAENRMHTIKAVMLATLGE, encoded by the coding sequence ATGAACTTAAAAGGACGCAATTTCTTAAAACTGATGGATTACACACCGGAAGAGATTCTCTACCTGATTGATCTGGCAGCGGATCTTAAGAGCAAGAAGAAGCAGGGAATTCTGCATGATAGTCTGATCGGAAAAAATATAGCGCTGATTTTCGAGAAGACAAGCACCCGCACACGGTGTTCTTTTGAGGTGGCAGCACATGATCTCGGAATGCATGTGACTTACCTTGATCCATCCGGTTCGCAGATCGGCAAAAAGGAGAGCATTCCGGACACAGCGCGTGTGCTGGGACGCATGTTTGACGGTATCGAGTACCGCGGATACGGACAGGACATTGTGGAGGAGCTGGCAAAATATGCAGGGGTTCCAGTGTGGAACGGTCTGACGAACGAGTTCCATCCGACGCAGATGCTTGCAGATATGCTGACAATCCGGGAACACCTGGGCCACTTAAAGGGTGTGAAGTTTGTATACATGGGTGACGCCCGCTACAATATGGGCAATTCCCTGATGGTGACCTGCGCAAAGCTCGGTATGGATTTTGTCGCATGTACTTCCAGGAAATATTTCCCGAACGAGGAGCTGGTTGATTACTGCAAAAAAGTAGCAGCCGAGACCGGAGCATCGATCACGCTGACCGAAGATGTGGCAGAGGGCACGAAGGACGCGGACGTTATTTACACGGATGTCTGGGTATCGATGGGCGAGCCGGACGAAGTCTGGGCAGAGCGCCTACAGGATCTGATGCCGTATCAGGTCAACAAGGCAGCCATGGCAAATGCCAAGCCGACGGCGATCTTCATGCACTGCCTGCCGGCATTCCATGACTTAAAGACCAAGATCGGCAAGGAAGTCTATGAGAAATTCGGTTACAGCGAGCTTGAGGTGACCGACGAAGTATTTGAGAGTGAGCAGTCGGTTGTATTTGATGAGGCAGAGAACCGTATGCACACGATTAAGGCAGTCATGCTTGCTACACTGGGAGAATAA
- a CDS encoding DUF6145 family protein produces the protein MSEMEEVVLCGASAYNKKFYLNEDFKGLPEQIKNELKIMCVLFTEDVGGIFQLVFSETGELEFRTSCDENDLLYDEIGCGLKIRQLQQTKQELLEALQMYYKVLYVGI, from the coding sequence ATGTCTGAGATGGAAGAAGTGGTACTGTGCGGTGCGAGCGCATACAATAAAAAATTTTACCTGAACGAAGATTTTAAGGGTCTGCCGGAGCAGATCAAGAACGAGTTGAAGATCATGTGCGTGCTTTTCACGGAGGATGTGGGCGGTATTTTTCAGCTGGTGTTCAGCGAAACGGGCGAACTGGAATTCCGCACCTCCTGCGATGAAAATGATCTGCTGTACGACGAGATCGGCTGCGGACTTAAGATCCGTCAGTTACAGCAGACAAAACAGGAACTGCTGGAAGCGCTGCAGATGTATTATAAGGTTTTATACGTGGGAATATAG
- a CDS encoding biotin--[acetyl-CoA-carboxylase] ligase yields the protein MKAELLSVLRDADDYVSGQDLCEKFGVSRTAVWKGINQLKEAGYEIEAVPNKGYKLLSVPDTLSEEELKSIRKTAWVGQEIFYYPVIDSTNTRAKQLAEEDYPTGTLVVAGQQDAGRGRRGRSFESPQGAGIFMTLMLKPELSPVNAPMLTLVAALAVCAAIVKTTGRPAGIKWPNDIVMNGKKVCGILTEMSAQMDYVNHIVIGIGINVHNESFPEEIAPVATSLYMETGEHFNRAALIEEVWEQFEHYYAIFMETEDLSGLVKEYDAHLVNRNQIVKVLDPKEPFEGKAMGITPRGELIVDTWESRRLVSAGEVSVRGVYGYV from the coding sequence ATGAAAGCAGAACTACTTTCCGTTTTAAGAGATGCCGACGATTATGTGTCAGGACAGGATCTGTGTGAAAAGTTCGGAGTATCCCGGACGGCGGTCTGGAAGGGCATCAACCAGCTCAAGGAAGCCGGGTATGAGATAGAGGCGGTGCCGAACAAGGGATATAAGCTGTTGTCGGTGCCGGACACACTGAGTGAGGAAGAATTAAAAAGTATCCGTAAGACCGCGTGGGTGGGACAGGAGATTTTTTACTATCCGGTCATCGATTCCACCAATACCAGGGCGAAGCAGCTGGCGGAGGAAGATTACCCTACCGGAACGCTTGTGGTCGCCGGACAGCAGGATGCAGGCAGAGGCAGAAGAGGAAGGAGCTTTGAGTCCCCGCAGGGAGCCGGCATTTTTATGACGCTGATGTTAAAGCCGGAGTTGTCGCCCGTGAATGCGCCGATGTTGACGCTGGTGGCGGCGCTTGCGGTGTGTGCGGCGATCGTGAAGACGACAGGCAGACCGGCGGGCATCAAATGGCCGAATGACATTGTCATGAACGGGAAAAAAGTCTGCGGTATTCTGACGGAGATGAGCGCACAGATGGATTATGTCAACCACATTGTGATCGGCATTGGCATCAACGTTCACAATGAATCGTTCCCGGAGGAGATTGCCCCGGTGGCAACTTCACTCTACATGGAGACCGGAGAACATTTTAACCGCGCGGCTCTGATTGAGGAAGTATGGGAACAGTTTGAACATTATTATGCAATTTTCATGGAGACCGAAGATCTGAGCGGTCTTGTGAAGGAGTACGATGCGCATCTGGTCAACCGGAACCAGATCGTGAAGGTGCTTGATCCGAAGGAACCGTTTGAGGGAAAAGCGATGGGCATCACGCCGCGGGGCGAGCTGATCGTGGATACCTGGGAGAGCAGAAGACTCGTATCGGCGGGGGAGGTCTCCGTCCGGGGCGTCTATGGATACGTGTAG
- a CDS encoding type III pantothenate kinase, with product MIMTIDVGNTNITVGVFRGDEVVSNFRITTKMPRTSDEYGMLLSNLLEQNSISHDDIEDAIIASVVPNVMHSLEGAIIKYFSIRPIIVEPGTKTGIRVVTENPRQIGADRIVDAAAAYELYGGPVLVLDFGTATTYDLVDKDGAFVSGVTAPGIRISAKALWEDAAKLPEIEIRKPASILAKETISSMQAGLVYGQIGQTEYIIRHMIDEANMGEVKVVATGGLGRIIANETTMIDVYDPNLTLKGMNLIYKKQNRKSGKIK from the coding sequence ATGATAATGACGATTGATGTGGGAAACACAAATATTACCGTGGGAGTATTCCGGGGAGACGAGGTGGTATCGAATTTTCGTATCACGACGAAAATGCCCCGTACATCCGATGAATACGGGATGCTGTTGAGCAACCTGCTGGAGCAGAATTCGATTTCACATGACGATATTGAGGATGCGATTATCGCATCGGTTGTTCCGAATGTGATGCATTCCCTTGAGGGGGCGATTATCAAGTATTTTAGCATCCGGCCGATTATTGTGGAGCCGGGAACCAAGACCGGTATCCGTGTCGTGACTGAGAACCCGCGCCAGATCGGTGCGGACCGTATTGTGGATGCAGCGGCAGCGTATGAGCTGTATGGCGGACCGGTGCTTGTCCTTGATTTTGGCACGGCAACCACGTACGATCTGGTGGACAAGGACGGCGCGTTTGTATCCGGCGTTACAGCTCCAGGAATCCGCATTTCCGCAAAAGCATTGTGGGAAGATGCGGCGAAGCTTCCGGAGATTGAGATCCGCAAGCCGGCGAGCATCCTCGCGAAGGAGACGATTTCCTCCATGCAGGCAGGGCTTGTCTACGGGCAGATCGGACAGACGGAATACATCATCCGTCATATGATCGATGAGGCGAACATGGGCGAGGTCAAGGTCGTGGCAACCGGCGGACTGGGCAGAATCATTGCAAATGAGACCACAATGATCGATGTGTATGACCCGAACCTGACATTGAAGGGCATGAATCTCATCTATAAAAAGCAGAACCGTAAATCCGGGAAGATTAAGTAA
- the dusB gene encoding tRNA dihydrouridine synthase DusB encodes MRTLQIGNVTLENNLILAPMAGVSDLPFRLLCREQGAGLVCMEMVSAKAILYKNRNTEELLTIDPKEHPVSLQLFGSDPDIISEIAKQIEERPFDILDLNMGCPVPKVVNNGDGSALMKNPRLAGEIIEKTARAIKKPLTVKIRKGFDDAHVNAVELAHIAQESGAAAVAVHGRTREQYYAGHADWDIIRQVKEAVSIPVIGNGDIRTPEDVAAMAEQTGCDGYMIARGAEGNPWIFRQILHYFETGEHLSRPDFSEVTEMLLRHAKMQIDCKGDYTGIREIRKHAAWYTAGYRNSSKLRGRINEVENYEQLEALFREVESYNEKNGYEA; translated from the coding sequence ATCCGAACACTGCAGATAGGAAATGTAACCTTAGAAAATAATTTGATACTGGCACCAATGGCAGGCGTAAGCGACCTGCCATTTCGCTTGCTTTGCAGGGAACAGGGCGCGGGGCTGGTGTGCATGGAAATGGTGAGCGCCAAGGCGATTCTGTATAAGAACCGCAACACGGAGGAGCTTCTTACCATTGATCCAAAGGAGCACCCGGTATCGCTGCAGCTTTTCGGCTCCGATCCGGATATTATCAGTGAGATTGCGAAGCAGATTGAGGAGCGGCCGTTTGACATTCTGGATCTGAATATGGGTTGTCCGGTTCCGAAGGTCGTCAACAACGGGGACGGCTCCGCGCTCATGAAAAATCCGAGGCTTGCCGGGGAGATCATAGAGAAGACGGCGCGGGCGATCAAAAAACCGCTGACCGTGAAGATCCGCAAGGGATTCGACGATGCGCACGTCAATGCGGTCGAGCTGGCGCACATTGCGCAGGAGAGCGGTGCGGCGGCGGTCGCGGTGCACGGGCGCACCAGAGAGCAGTATTATGCCGGACATGCGGACTGGGATATTATCCGCCAGGTGAAGGAGGCGGTATCTATTCCTGTCATTGGAAATGGGGATATCCGCACACCGGAGGATGTGGCGGCGATGGCAGAGCAGACCGGCTGCGACGGCTATATGATCGCGCGCGGAGCGGAGGGAAATCCCTGGATTTTCCGTCAGATTCTGCATTATTTTGAGACGGGGGAGCACCTTTCCCGGCCGGATTTTTCAGAGGTGACGGAGATGCTGCTGCGCCATGCAAAGATGCAGATCGACTGCAAGGGAGACTACACGGGCATCCGTGAGATCCGCAAGCATGCGGCATGGTACACCGCGGGGTACCGCAATTCGTCCAAGCTTCGAGGAAGAATCAACGAGGTGGAGAATTACGAGCAGCTCGAGGCATTATTCCGGGAAGTGGAGTCATATAATGAGAAAAACGGATACGAGGCATAG